The Anaerolineales bacterium region ATGAGTGAAATGAACAGCGTTGTCATTTGCCCCTGGTGTGGCACAAATTACCTCAGCTTTCAGTCCAACTGCAGCAACTGCGGTGGCACCATGCCTGCGCCCACTCAGGCCGCCGCCGTACAGCCACAAGAGCGTGCCCGCACCCGTCGCCAGCTCACCTGGCCACCCTCACCGCCGCGCGGCATCGCCCCCAACTATGTCTGGAAGATCCTAGGGCAGGATGGCTGGGTAATCTCGATGTTCGTCTTCGTCCTGCTCGGTTTCATCTTCATCATCGTGGGCGCCGGCCTCACCATTGGCATCATCACTGCCTTCGTCGGCCTGCCTTTTGTCGGCATGGGCCTGCTCTTCCTTGGTGGCGGTGGTTCGGTGCTCTATTGGCGCTACCAGCAAGCCGTCCAAACCGTCGAGGTGCTCAAATCCGGCCGCGCCAAAGAGGGCGAGGTGATCAGCCTGGAGCCCAACCACAGTGTGCGCATCAATGGCCGCATGCCGTGGACCATTCGCTATCAATTCACCCTTGACGGCAAGCTCTACGAGGGCAGCACCAGCACCCTGAACAATCCCCAGCTCACCCACGCCCCTGGCCCCGCCGTGGTACTCTATCTGCCAGACCATCCCGAAAAGAACCAGCTCTACCCACATCCATAATCCACCAACACAGCCTCCAAGCCGCGTCGCCCTGAGCGCAGCGAAGGCCATTGCTGCGCCTGAACAAACGCCAGCATCGCAGATAGCCCACTCGCCGCATCGCGACGGGGAAAGAGAACCTTTAGGCCACCTAAGTCCTCACAACCACGGCCTTAAACCCCCATCTCCACCCATAGACAAAATAGTACTCGCCACCCATAACGCCCAATTCCCGAATCGTGTTAACATCAGCATCTGGCACACAGTACCAAGTTCAGGGGGCAGCCCCGTTCGATTTGGAACCTGTAGTCCGAAATTTGTAAGAAAGGAGTTCCAAATTCAATGGCTGATCGAGAGCAAGGAACCGTTAAATGGTTCAATGGGTCCAAGGGCTTCGGCTTCATCACCCGTGACAACGGCGCCGATGATGTCTTTGTCCACTTCAGCGCCATTCGTGGCGATGGCTTCCGCAACTTGGAAGAGGGTCAAAAAGTCGAGTTCACTGTGGCCCAGGGCGATAAGGGCCTCCAGGCTCAAGACGTTGTCGCTCTGTAAACCAACAGAACGAAACTAAAAAGCTCCGGCATCACTGCCGGAGCTTTCGTTTAAATCCGCCATGGATTAGGGCCAGGGCACATCCACGAACGGCGTATACCCGTGCTTCTCCGCGGCTGCCACCCGGGCATAGCCCGGGATGCCGCAGCTGCGATCATCGACCACCTGCGCCGACCTGCCCCACGAGCCCACCGCCGTGAAAACGTACTCGCCGCCCTGACACACCCACGCCTCCACAATATACGGCGTCTGCTCCGAGTCGTCGCCAGCATTCAGCTGAATGCCATACCAGCTCACCGTTACCGTGTTGCCGCTGCGGCTGGCGCTCACGCCGCTTAGCCCGTATGTATAAATGTAAGACCACGCCAGCACCGTATGCGGGTCACGCGGCGGCAGCGAATTGCGGTCACCGTTGAATTGCAAATACTCCTCGCCGCCGTTCACCCAGCAGCGGTTGTTCCCGCCGATCGCCTGCGCCAGCACCCAATTGCTGTGCTCCATGCGGCCAACCACTTCGATATTGACGCCACCTGGGAACGTGAACTTGTACAAATAATCCGCCCCCGGCCCAAAGCGGCACGACAGCCGTCCCTCCACCAGCACCTTCGCCCGCAATGAAGTGACGTAGGTCGGCGTGATCGTTGGCGTGTCTGTCGCCGTCGGCACCGGGGTCGGCGTCTCCGTTGGGGTGGCGGTCGCGCTCGGCACCGGCGTCTCCGAAGGCGTGATCGTCGCCGGCGGCGGCAATGGCGTCTCTGTGGGTGCCGGCGCCAATGCCCCGCACGCCGAGAACAGCGCGCTGAGCGCAAGCAGCAGCAGTGAAAGCGGGGCCGCGCGTCGTTTCATAGCCTTTGCATTATACTTTCAGGCAATTGGCCACAAAGCCGGAGGCACGCGCATGAAAGAACCAGGTTTCTTCAATAACTACGACACCAGCGTCGTCATCGGCGTCATGCTGGCGGTCGGCTTCGCCGTCGCCCTCGTTACCGTTGGCCCCGGCTTCGCCACGCGCAACTTCTTGGCCGAAGCCGTCATCCTGGCGGCCACCTTCGCGGTAGCCCGCCAATACCTTCCCTGGAAAGATGCCCCCAAAGAGCGCCTCAAAGGCCCGCGCCGCGAGCTCATCATGGCGCTCGTCGGCTACCTGCTGATCATGATCGGCGCCCGCACCCATTACAGCTTCGGCCTTGCCTGGCCCTGGCTCGCCGGCGCCATGCTGCTGCCCGTCATCGCCATGGTTTCGGCCGGCTACGGCCCCAAAGCCTGGGGCCTGCGCCTGCCCAAACCCAGCGAGATCGGCGTGCTGGCCGTCGTGGTCTTGCTCACCTATGGCCTTAGCCGCGCCCTGGGCGCCGTGTTGCCCGCCAGCGAGCTGCCCAGCGAGGATGTCATCAATCTCGTCGCCCCGGCCTTCACGACCATCGGCAACGTGCTGGTCGTGGCCGTGGTCGCCGCGATCCTTGAAGAAGTGTTCTTTCGAGTTTATTTGCAGCCGCGCTTGGCCGCTTACCTGCCCGGCCGCTGGGCCGTGCTGGTGCAAGCGCTAATGTATAGCGCCGCCTTCCTGCCGCTGTATCTGTACGGCAATCGCTATCCGCTGCCGCTGGCCGCTGCTCTTGTCCTCGTGACTACCAACGGTGTCCTCGCTGGCTACTTCTGGCGCAAGACCGGCAACCTATGGTTGCTCATCCTGCTCCACCTGCTCGCCTTCGGCCGCTACGGCCTGTAGGCCGCTCGCTCATCACATAAAAAAAGACGGCGCATGCGCCGTCTTTTTTTATAGATCTGGAGTTGTACGCTGCGAAGCAGCGTAGAACTCCGAAAGGTGCCGAAGGCACCGTACTAGGGCCAGGGCACCCCCACCCAGCCTGTGTACCCGTGCTTGTCTGAGCCAAACGCCCGCGCGTACGAAGCCTCGCTGCAGTTGCCCTTCTCGTCATGGATCTCGATAGAGGTGTTGTTCGTGCCATAGGCTCGGAACACGAACTGGCCGTTCTGGCACACCCACGCCTCCACCAGGTACTTGTTCTGCAAAGAATCGTCACCCGGCAAGTACTCGAACGGCTCCCAATACACCGTCACAATGTTGCCATTGCGGCTGGAGCGCACGCCCTTCAGCGGCTCGTACGGCTGCGTGGTCCATGCCAGGACAATATGCGGGTTATCGATTGGGTACACCAGGCTGCGGTCCACCCCTAGCGTGATCAGCTCCTGGCTCACCCAGCAGCGCCGCAGCCCGCGTGACACCTGGCGCACCAGCCACCAGTTCTCGTTCAGCTCCATGTGCCCCAGCACCTCAACCGTATCGCCCTGATACAGGGTGGTGGTCAGCAGGTAGCCGCCGCCCGGCCCAAAGCGACAGCTGGCCATCTCCACGTTCACCGTCCCCCAGGTGAAACTGGGTGTCGGCGGCAGTGTAGCGCTCGGGGTAGGGGTGATGCTTGGCGTCAGCGTGATCGTCGGCGTGGGCGTGCGGCTGGCCGTCGCCGTGGCGCTGGGGGTCAGGGTCGCCGTGCTGCTCGCTGTCACCGTGGGCGTTTCCGTGGGGGCGGGTGCCAGTGCGCTGCACCCGACCGCAAAACTTGCCAGCACCAGTAAAGAAATGACTAAGTTTGTTCTGCGCATAGCCACATTATACAGCCCAGCCAATCGCTCCCTCTGCCAAGCCATCGTGCGTCCCGAGCGTAGCGAGGGACCCTCGCTGCCCCATTCTGCCAGCCCTGCCTATAGTTGACTGCGCAGCAGCGCAATACCCTCGTTGCCTGCCTATACTGGTGGAGAACGCCGCCCGGCGTTAGCCGGGGCAGTTCTCCCGCGCTGCACAGCAGCGCACTTTTCATATATACATCTTATAAATTTCGTGATATATTCTGCTCTGTAGGTTAGTAGTGGTTTTTCAAGATTTTCCCCTGTACGGTCTCAACAACTGTATGCTTGAATGCACAGATGTGAATTCAGCGATGCTGAATTCCGGTCTGTCGCGCCGCCCCCGCGGCGTAAGAGCGCTCTACCTAACTCTGCAAGAAAGGAGTTAAACAGATCGCAATGGCAGAACGCATTCAAGGCACCGTGAAGTGGTTCAATGGCACCAAGGGCTTCGGTTTTATCACCCGTGAGGGTGGCCCGGACGTCTTCGTCCACTTCAGCGCCATCAGCGGTGACGGCTTCCGCAACCTGGAAGAAGGTCAGAAGGTGGAATTCACCGTGACCCAGGGCCAGAAAGGCCCCCAGGCTCAGGACGTCACCGTCGTAGGCTAGTCAACTAGCTTAACGAAACAAAAAGCCGCCCCAGCAATGGGGCGGCTTTTTTGTTTCCATCTGTCATTGCGAGGCGCAGCCTTGCCTGCGCACGAAGCAATCTCCAGGTTCGCACTCATCGTAGAAGCGTTACTCGGCTCCGCCGAGTAGCTTCTACCGCGCTGCGTAGCAGCGCATTAGCCCGGCGTCTCCACGCCATCATCCTCGTCGTTCACAAAGTCTTCGTCCGGCACCGTACCCGTCGGGTCGGCGTCCCCCGGCTGCGGGTTGTAGTCCTCCCCCGGCACTGCGGTGGGGTCGTGCCGTACACCCCCGCTCGGCTGGTCCTCGTGACGCGTCTTGTCGTCTGCCATGCTGTCCTCCTTGTCTGGATGTTTCGCGGCTCAGTACTCCGAGGAACGGGCAGCCTCACCCGCTGTTACTGATCTCGCCGCATCCCAAGCGCGCAGAATTGTTAGCAACGCCTCAAAGACAGCGCGCTTATAGCTCCTAAGCCCTGAAGCAATTTGGAAACATGTCGCCCACGGCGAACGGCGTAGCTATTCGCCCGCTTTCCCAACTTTCAAGAAGGTCGGCAGGGGTATCACCGTGACCCAGGGACAGAAGGACCCCAAGCTTAGGACGTCGTCGGCTAATTCCGGCTGCTAGCAGCACACTAGCTCACAACGCTCTAAACAAAAGCTCCAGCGCAAGCTGGGGGTGTTCCATTATCTTAGTGTAAGATCGTCAATTAGAAATATCACTTACAATGTATCCAAGAATTGCTGAGTAAAGATGTGCCTTCAAGGGGCCTAAATTTGAATACTTTACTAGTGAGAACTGAAAATGCTTATAAAGAGCAATGGAAATTACTTTCACAGTTTTCCTACCCCGCAAATATCAAGCGACATTTTGTCGAAAGCGGCTTTGCCCCCCCAAGTGATAGATTGGTTAATTTCGTCTCTGCCGCAGTATCCCAAGGTCGAGAGTATTTTTTTGCTGCTGCAAATTCAGAACTTACTATTTCCCCCCTGCTCTATTATTATGGAACGTCTAATTTGCTAAATGGACTTTCTGTACTTGTTACAGGCGCTAAGCTTCCAGTTGAACATCATGGGATGGTACCAGAAATACCTCAGAGGGAAGACTATAGAATTGCCGAGTTAAAAATACTGCCTGTTCAACTAAATAGAGGTTCTCTTCAGCTTTTTGCGAATGTGTTTTCTCCCGGAGTTGAGCTAGTAAACAGCGACTCCTGGAGC contains the following coding sequences:
- a CDS encoding cold-shock protein; the encoded protein is MAERIQGTVKWFNGTKGFGFITREGGPDVFVHFSAISGDGFRNLEEGQKVEFTVTQGQKGPQAQDVTVVG
- a CDS encoding cold-shock protein: MADREQGTVKWFNGSKGFGFITRDNGADDVFVHFSAIRGDGFRNLEEGQKVEFTVAQGDKGLQAQDVVAL
- a CDS encoding CPBP family intramembrane metalloprotease, with the protein product MKEPGFFNNYDTSVVIGVMLAVGFAVALVTVGPGFATRNFLAEAVILAATFAVARQYLPWKDAPKERLKGPRRELIMALVGYLLIMIGARTHYSFGLAWPWLAGAMLLPVIAMVSAGYGPKAWGLRLPKPSEIGVLAVVVLLTYGLSRALGAVLPASELPSEDVINLVAPAFTTIGNVLVVAVVAAILEEVFFRVYLQPRLAAYLPGRWAVLVQALMYSAAFLPLYLYGNRYPLPLAAALVLVTTNGVLAGYFWRKTGNLWLLILLHLLAFGRYGL